From Deinococcus cellulosilyticus NBRC 106333 = KACC 11606:
CGAGTTTTGCGACCAGATTCCCCCGGTTGAACTGGGCGATCAGGCCATCGTCGTGGTACAGCAGCACCAGAGGGTCATTCACATTCTGGTCGGTGAAGTGGAAATTCTGGGTGTCCAGCTCAGAAAGGGGTTCATCTGCAACGGTGAAAGGCAGCGGTTCCGATGGATGTTCCCTGAGGGTGGTGTTCAGCTCTCCATCCTGATTCAGACGCAGTTCCACCAGCCATTCCCCTTCAGGGTTCTGCTCGGAGGTGAAATACAGGGCCTCATACATGGCCTGGGCATCCTCCGGGTACTCCCAGAACCGGGCCGACTTGATCAGGCGGTTGATGTGCTGACCCATCAAAGGGTACTGCCCATCTTGCAGGTGGAGGGTCTCGGTCAGGGCAAAAGCAGGTTTCTGATAGGTCAACAGCAGGGATTTGGTCAGGACCTCCTGAAACTCATCACCGGGGTCAGAATCCCAGGTGATGCCTCCTCCCACCCCATACTCGGCCTGTTCGAGTTCATCATCGGTGACCACCGTGCGGATCGGAACGTTGAAGATGGCTTCCCCTTCAGGGGTCATGTATCCGATGGTGCCGCAGTACACCTGTCTGGCAGACGGTTCCAGGCGGGAGATCAGGTGCATGGTGCTGATCTTGGGGGCCCCGGTGATGGACCCACAGGGGAAAAGTGCCTCAAACACATGCTCGAGATCAATGCCTGGATGGGTTTCTGCCTGAATGGTCGAGGTCATGGTCCACAGGGTGCGGTACTTCTCCACCTCGAACAGTTTGGCCACCTTCACGGTGCCCGGAATGGCGATGCGGCTCAGGTCATTGCGGATCAGGTCCACAATCATCAGGTTCTCGGCCCTGTTTTTTTCACTGGTCTTCAGGAACTGGCGCTGCGCCTCATCCTCTTCCAGAAAACGGCCTCTGGGAGCGGTGCCCTTCATGGGGCGGGTGGTGATCTTGCGGCCATCCCAGTGAAAGAACAGTTCTGGTGAGGCACTGAGGATCTGAAAGCGTCCCAGGTCCAGAAAGGCACTGTAAGCCCCCTGCTGTGCGCGGGTGAGCTGCTGGTAGTAATGAAAGGGATTCCCGGTGAAAGGTGCAGTCAGGCGCAACGTGTAATTCGCCTGGTAGGTTTCCCCTTCCGAAATCCATTTTTTCACCAGGGCAATGTTCTGCTGGTAGTCTTCCTCGCTGATCTGCGTGCGCCAGTGAATCTCCTGTGCTTCCTGCGCTTCCGGGAACTCTGGAGCGGGGGAGGGGAACTCAAAAATTCCGAACCACAACAGGGGCATCTGGGATGGTCTGCCTTCAGGCATGGCCGGATCAAAAGCCTGGGCAGCTTCATAGGCCAGGTAGCCCGCAGCATAAAACCCCTGCTTCACCCAGCTCTGTGCTTCCCTGAGCAGAGGACGCACCTCTGAAAGGGTGCGGGTGCAAAGCACCTTCACAGGCTCCCTGAAGCACAACCGCTCAACGGAACCCCCAGCAGTTTTGAATTCGAAAAGAAGCCACGGCATGTGCATTGTTCAGGCTCAGGGTCCACGGACACCATCCACACCAGTGACAGAAAGACGGCGCAGGATTCACTTCCTGAACACCTTCAAAGGCTGCCCTGGTCCGCACTTCTCAGGGCAGACAGACGGGTCGCTGTATGTATACCACGGGAGGGTGTGGAGGGACAAGGTTTAAGGAGGTGGAAAGTCATTTCATGGGTGAAGACAGCCTGAAAAAGCCATTGTTGCTGCAGAAGGCAGAAAGCAGAAGGCAGAAGGCCAAAGTTGCG
This genomic window contains:
- the pabB gene encoding aminodeoxychorismate synthase component I; this translates as MPWLLFEFKTAGGSVERLCFREPVKVLCTRTLSEVRPLLREAQSWVKQGFYAAGYLAYEAAQAFDPAMPEGRPSQMPLLWFGIFEFPSPAPEFPEAQEAQEIHWRTQISEEDYQQNIALVKKWISEGETYQANYTLRLTAPFTGNPFHYYQQLTRAQQGAYSAFLDLGRFQILSASPELFFHWDGRKITTRPMKGTAPRGRFLEEDEAQRQFLKTSEKNRAENLMIVDLIRNDLSRIAIPGTVKVAKLFEVEKYRTLWTMTSTIQAETHPGIDLEHVFEALFPCGSITGAPKISTMHLISRLEPSARQVYCGTIGYMTPEGEAIFNVPIRTVVTDDELEQAEYGVGGGITWDSDPGDEFQEVLTKSLLLTYQKPAFALTETLHLQDGQYPLMGQHINRLIKSARFWEYPEDAQAMYEALYFTSEQNPEGEWLVELRLNQDGELNTTLREHPSEPLPFTVADEPLSELDTQNFHFTDQNVNDPLVLLYHDDGLIAQFNRGNLVAKLGEELFTPALEDRWLTCPALLKLLKQEKVQEIQMNLDWLAEHPEAEFFLADFNLLPVRFAWNS